One genomic region from Entelurus aequoreus isolate RoL-2023_Sb linkage group LG14, RoL_Eaeq_v1.1, whole genome shotgun sequence encodes:
- the LOC133664659 gene encoding zinc finger protein 664-like isoform X1 has translation MAFDGEGLNVAIIEDVCEEHLLPEEAEWSFRMQPEEPQPSYFKEEEEVPETPHIKNEVKDPLTSDIKRKEKEPLNPHFKGEEEAPQISCLKEEEEEHSISQEGEQLEWLEEFPVIRVIVKGEDDEVEGESEETREAEPPSSSSTQHMTTEADGDHCGGSQADKLLAPLSDSEDTTSHSPDTDDEDSKDDKTCHTDNTHFKCSHCDKTFNYHCRLKTHMRRHTGEKPFSCSECGKGFVLRQTLRVHMRTHTGENPFICSICDKGFGTSHGLKLHMRRHTGETPFPCSVCGKGFVQSQSLKVHMRIHTGEKPFICSICGKGFVQHQNLKVHLRIHTGEKPFTCSICGKGFVQSNSLKVHLATHTGVKPFSCSFCGKSFTESQCLKRHTKIHTGENSHFCSICNRSFCDRVNLIVHMRKHTGEKVLSCSVCGERFSYKKQCEKHKCAGENSSSK, from the exons ATGGCGTTTGATGGAGAAGGCCTAAACGTGGCCATTATAGAAG acgtctgtgaagagcATCTTCTACCTGAGGAAGCGGAGTGGAGCTTCAGGATGCAGCcagaggagccacagccctctTACtttaaagaagaagaggaagtgcCAGAGACCCCGCACATTAAAAATGAAGTTAAGGATCCACTGACCTCCGACATTAAACGGAAGGAGAAAGAACCACTGAATCCCCACTTTAAAGGGGAAGAGGAGGCGCCACAAATCTCCTgccttaaagaggaagaggaggaacacagcatcagtcaagaGGGAGAGCAGCTTGAATGGTTGGAAGAGTTCCCAGTGATTAGAGTTATTGTGAagggtgaagatgatgaggtcgaaggtgaaagtgaggagacgagagaggcggagcctccaagcagcagctcaacacaacacatgacaacagaagctgatggagaccactgtggaggatcacaagcagacaagctcttagctccactatcagatagtgaggacacaacgtcacactctcctgacactgatgatgaagactctaaagatgataagacatgtcacactgacaacacacactttaaatgttctcactgtgacaaaacttttaatTACCACTGTCgtctgaaaacacacatgagaagacacactggagaaaaacctttttcttgctcagaatgtggtaaaggttttgtactaCGTCAAACTTTaagagtacacatgagaacacacactggagaaaacccttttatctgttcaatctgtgatAAAGGTTTCGGGACAAGTCACGGTTTGAAattacacatgagaagacacactggagaaaCCCCTTTTCCTTGCTCagtatgtggtaaaggttttgtacaaagtcaaagtttgaaagtacacatgagaatacacacaggagaaaaaccttttatctgttcgatctgtggtaaaggttttgtacaacatcaaaatttgaaagtacacttgagaatacacactggagaaaaaccttttacctgtTCAATCTGCggcaaaggttttgtacaaagtaacAGTTTGAAAGTACACTTGGCAACGCACACTGGtgtaaaacctttttcctgttcattcTGCGGTAAAAGTTTTACAGAAAGTCAATGTTTGAAAAGACACACTAAAATACACACTGGGGAGAATTCACATTTCTGTTCAATCTGCAACAGAAGCTTTTGTGACCGAGTCAACCTTATAgtacacatgagaaaacacacgggtgagaaagtgttgagttgcagtgtgtgtggtgaaagattctcttataagaAACAGTgtgagaaacacaagtgtgctggtgagaacagcagcagcaaatga
- the LOC133664659 gene encoding zinc finger protein 664-like isoform X2, translating into MSTTFYYSDVCEEHLLPEEAEWSFRMQPEEPQPSYFKEEEEVPETPHIKNEVKDPLTSDIKRKEKEPLNPHFKGEEEAPQISCLKEEEEEHSISQEGEQLEWLEEFPVIRVIVKGEDDEVEGESEETREAEPPSSSSTQHMTTEADGDHCGGSQADKLLAPLSDSEDTTSHSPDTDDEDSKDDKTCHTDNTHFKCSHCDKTFNYHCRLKTHMRRHTGEKPFSCSECGKGFVLRQTLRVHMRTHTGENPFICSICDKGFGTSHGLKLHMRRHTGETPFPCSVCGKGFVQSQSLKVHMRIHTGEKPFICSICGKGFVQHQNLKVHLRIHTGEKPFTCSICGKGFVQSNSLKVHLATHTGVKPFSCSFCGKSFTESQCLKRHTKIHTGENSHFCSICNRSFCDRVNLIVHMRKHTGEKVLSCSVCGERFSYKKQCEKHKCAGENSSSK; encoded by the exons atgtccacaaccttctactattcag acgtctgtgaagagcATCTTCTACCTGAGGAAGCGGAGTGGAGCTTCAGGATGCAGCcagaggagccacagccctctTACtttaaagaagaagaggaagtgcCAGAGACCCCGCACATTAAAAATGAAGTTAAGGATCCACTGACCTCCGACATTAAACGGAAGGAGAAAGAACCACTGAATCCCCACTTTAAAGGGGAAGAGGAGGCGCCACAAATCTCCTgccttaaagaggaagaggaggaacacagcatcagtcaagaGGGAGAGCAGCTTGAATGGTTGGAAGAGTTCCCAGTGATTAGAGTTATTGTGAagggtgaagatgatgaggtcgaaggtgaaagtgaggagacgagagaggcggagcctccaagcagcagctcaacacaacacatgacaacagaagctgatggagaccactgtggaggatcacaagcagacaagctcttagctccactatcagatagtgaggacacaacgtcacactctcctgacactgatgatgaagactctaaagatgataagacatgtcacactgacaacacacactttaaatgttctcactgtgacaaaacttttaatTACCACTGTCgtctgaaaacacacatgagaagacacactggagaaaaacctttttcttgctcagaatgtggtaaaggttttgtactaCGTCAAACTTTaagagtacacatgagaacacacactggagaaaacccttttatctgttcaatctgtgatAAAGGTTTCGGGACAAGTCACGGTTTGAAattacacatgagaagacacactggagaaaCCCCTTTTCCTTGCTCagtatgtggtaaaggttttgtacaaagtcaaagtttgaaagtacacatgagaatacacacaggagaaaaaccttttatctgttcgatctgtggtaaaggttttgtacaacatcaaaatttgaaagtacacttgagaatacacactggagaaaaaccttttacctgtTCAATCTGCggcaaaggttttgtacaaagtaacAGTTTGAAAGTACACTTGGCAACGCACACTGGtgtaaaacctttttcctgttcattcTGCGGTAAAAGTTTTACAGAAAGTCAATGTTTGAAAAGACACACTAAAATACACACTGGGGAGAATTCACATTTCTGTTCAATCTGCAACAGAAGCTTTTGTGACCGAGTCAACCTTATAgtacacatgagaaaacacacgggtgagaaagtgttgagttgcagtgtgtgtggtgaaagattctcttataagaAACAGTgtgagaaacacaagtgtgctggtgagaacagcagcagcaaatga